In Spiroplasma floricola 23-6, the DNA window ATTCCAGTAATTGGACTTGTAAAAAATGATAAACACAAAACAGAGTATATTTTAAACTTTGATGAACAAGAACTATATCTGGAAAAAACATTTGAAGTTTTTAAGTTTTTAGAGTTAATTCAAAATAGAGTTCATAACTATGCAATATCTAGTTTCAGAAAAAAACATACAAAATCTTTCTCAAAAGATGATTTATCACAAATAAAAGGAGTAGGAGAAAAAATGATTCAAAAAATAAATCAACTTTATCCTTCAAGAATGGACTTTTATAATTTAAATTATGATGATATGAAAAAAATAGTTAAACAAGATCATATAGTATTTGCTATTCAAGAAATAAAAAGGAAAATAGAAAGTAAAAAATAACAATATATTGCTTATTTTTAGAATAAAAAAATGTATAATATTTTAGTTAAATAAAAGGGGATTAATATGACAGATAAAGATATTATTTTAACTGCAGAAGGTCTACAGGAATTAAAAGATGAATTAGCACATTTAATTAATAATGTTCGTCCACAAGTTATTGAAGAATTGGTGGAAGCGCGTGCTCAAGGAGATTTATCAGAAAATGCAGATTATGATGCAGCAAGAAATAGACAAGCAGAAGTAGAAGCAAGAATTAAAGAAGTAGAAGCTATGCTTTCTAAAGCAAAACTTATTGAAGACACTAACTCAAAAAATAAAGAAGTTAAAATTGGAAGTCAAGTAATTTTTGCAAATCAAAAAACTAAAAATGAAATGAAAGTAAAAATTGTTGGAGCTATTGAAGCAGATCCATTTGAAAATAAAATTTCAAACGAGTCACCATTAGCAAAAGCTATGATGGGTAAAGTTGTTGGAGATTCAGTTGAAGTTAGAGAACTTAAAGAACCTTACAAAATAACAATTAAAGAAATTAAATAATTTGACCTAATAAAGATATTAGGTTTTTTTATATAAGGAGAAAACTATGATAAAAGTTCAAAGTACATTTAAAAATAACTTACCAACAATTTATCTAGTTGGAACTCCAATTGGTAATTTAGATGATATTTCAAAAAGAGTTATAGATACTTTTCAAAAAGCAGATGTTATTTATTGTGAAGATACTAGAGTAAGTTTTAAATTATTTGAAAAACTAAAAATAAATAAAAAACTTAAATCCCTACATAAATTCAATGAACATTCAATTAGTGAGAGTTTTATTGAAGATATTAATAAATACAAAAATATAATTATTATAAGTGATGCTGGTATTCCTTGTATAAGTGATCCAGGAGCAATAGTTGTAAGTAAAGTTTTGCAAAGTGATATTCAAGTCAATATTACTTCAGTTAATTGTGGACCTGCATATATTCACGCAATTGCTTCAAGTGGTTTTATTTCTAGAAAAAACTTATTTTTAGGATTTTTAGATAAAAAAAACATTGAAAAAGAGTTTGACGAAATTCTTAACAAACATAAAAATAATGAAGTTATTATAAGTTTTTATGAATCTGTTCACAGAATTCAATCAACTATAAATCAATTATCTTTAATGTTAAATAAAAATACAAAAGTAGTAATTGCAAGAGAATTAACTAAAATAAATGAAGAGTTTCTAAGAGGTTCAATATCTGAAATTTGTGATTATATAAATGATAATCAATTAACTCTTAAAGGAGAATTTTGTATAGTTATTGATTCAAACTATGATTTAAATCAGGAATCAAAAATTGATATGGAAAAAATACTAATAGAAGTAGAGAATTTAATAAAAGAAAATGTAAGTAAAAAAGATGCAATAAAAACTATTTCAAAAAAATATAATATTAAAAAAAATGAATTAACTAAATTTTTTTATAAATAATAAAATTTTTAGATATTTATAACGATATAAATATCAGGAGGTTTTTATATGGAAAAATTAACTATAGAACAGTCAAAAAAAGTAGTAGGAGGAAAAGCAGTAAGTGGTGCTTTTTTAAGTGGTATAGGTTCAATCATGAAAGGTGCTTCAGAATTATTTACAAACTTTATTGGAGCAATTTCAACAACTGTATTTGGAGCTTTAACTATAAATAGAAATGATAAAGTTGAATTAAAAATAGGTAATTCTACTTTTAAAGTTGACAATACTGTTTCAAATAAAGCAAATGCGGAAAATAAAGTTTCACAAATGCCAAATGTTGTTAGTTTATTTTAAGGTTCTTAAGAACCTTTTTTAAAATAAATAAAAACTGTAAATCAATAGTTTTTCCTTTATAAAATAATTTTTATTGCTTTTTTTGTATTATTTAATTTTTATTATATAATTTAATAATATAAGGGGAAAAATAATTATGAAAAAACTATTATCATTTTTATCATCAATTGCATTTACAGCTTCTGCTTCATCAGCAGTTGCTAGTTGTAGCAATTTAGGAGATGGTTCTTCTAAAAATATTGATGAAATTATAAAAAACAAAGATTTGGGTAGGGTAAATAATGTTAATGAAAACATTTTAAAAAATGCTCTTAAAGAAAAAAACACAAAAATTGATGTAGACAAGTTGTCATTAACAAATGTTGATTTATTTGAAGGAACAGCTACTTTTGTACCAAAAAATAGAGCAGTTAATTATAATGGACAAGCAATTGTTAATTTTGATTTTGGAAATGTAAGAAAAGATTCTCAATATTTGTGAGAAGTTGTTAACAATACTTGATTAGGAACAATTACTAGTAACAATTCAAATGAAATATTAGAAGAATTAGTTGGATTAAATCCGCTTTTAGATAAAAAAGAACTTGAAGTTAAAGATATTAACACTTGAGGTGCAACAATAGCGGCAAAAAGTTCTTCATCAATGTATAAAGGACAAATAACAGTATCTTATAATGTTATTAATGAAACTGGAGACTCATCTGCAAAATCACTTTATTCAGTAATTACAAATAGTTGATTAGGAGAAATTAATAAAGGTGAAGATGATAGAAAAACTGAAGAAAATATTATTAATGCAGTATTAACTAAAAATAATAATTTAGATAAAAATGAATTAAAAGTTAAAGAATTAAATCAATGAGGTGCAACAATAGGTGCAGTTGAGAATTCAAAAAAATATAAAGATGAATCATATGTAAGTTTCACTTTAAAAGGTGATACTCAAGGAGAATCAAATGAAAATTCTAAATCACTTTATAGTGAAGTCAAAACTACTTGATTGGGAAATATAGAAAATACAAATGAAACTAGCATTTTAAATGCATTAAAGGCAAAAAATCCAAATTTAGATATTGAAAGTTTAACTTTAAAAGAAACAAATCAATATAATTCTATTTTAATTCCAAAATCGGGAACAACAAAATATAAAGATCAAGTATGACTTTCATATAGTGTTTCAGGAGTTGTCATTCCTAGTGAAAAAAAAGAATTAAATCAAGTAATTACTACAAAAGATTATGATAAGAATTTGGCAATTAATTTAAACAAGGAACAAGAACCTACTAGTCAACAAGTTAAGGATTTAATTTATAGATCAAATCCTCAATTAGATATAAATCAAATTGATATTAATAGCATTAGTCAAAAATCAACACAAAAAAATGAAGAAGGTAAAGAATATAGTCAATATTCAGCAAATGTTAAAGCTTTAGAAAATTCTTATAATTATAATGGGTCAGTAGAAATAACTTTTTACACTTCATATAAAAATCAACAACAAAAGGAACTAAGTACAATTATTAAAGAAACAAACTTAGGAGAAATTAGTGAAAACTCAGATTTAGTAATTTTAAATACATTAGTAGAAAAAAATAATGCAGAGAATTTAAATTTAGGAGAATTAGTTTTATCTAATAAAAATGATAGTTCAGCAACAATTAGTGCTGTTGAAAATAGTGCTAATTATAAGGGTTCTGTTAATATTGCATATACTGTTAAAAAGGAAAATACAGAACAACCTGAAAATATAATAAATTTATCAGAGCATATTAAAACTTCTGAATTAGGTGAGTTAAAAGATGCAAAAACAATTACAATTTTAGAAGAATTAAAGAATAAGAATAAAGATTTACATGTTGATGAAGTTGAAGTAAAAAATATTACATCATCATCAGCTATAATTAAAACAATTTCTAATTCAAAACATTATAATCAATCACAAGTAGAAGTAAAATTTTATTTAAAAGATAATGCTGAAAAACCAAAACCTTCAAACGAAGCATTATTAGTTGGTTACTGATATGAATGAGGAGGAGCAAATCAACATAATGATCCTGTTAAACTTTTAGAAAGTTCAGAATTATTAAATAGTGCATATAATGTAATAGATGTTTCATTTTTATATACATGAGAACCATATGCAATGCCAACATTTGATCCATTTAGTCCACAAAGTAAAAGCAGAATTATAGACGCAATAAAAAAATTACAAAACGCTGGTAAAAAAGTAATTTTATCAATGGGTGGAGCAACTGGTGGAGAAATGAGATTTAAATCAGATCAAGTTGATCAATTAACTGCTACATTTGTTAAATATATGGATGAATATAATTTTGATGGAATAGATATTGATTGAGAAGGTGGAGTACTTGGAGATAGACAAAGTCAACAAACTACAATCTCAGCATTAAAAAAAGCAAAAGAAATACAAAACTCTAAGGGGAAAGAATTTTTAATTACTATGGCTCCAGAATTGCCATACTTAAAATATAATACCGAAGCTGGTTCACAAGGAAGTTATATTCCTTTCTTAAAAGGACTTGAAGGTATATATGATTTTATCAATCCTCAATACTATAATGGTTGAGCATTTGGTCCATTTGTTGATCAAGAAGAAAAAGACTATTTAGGAATAAATACATCATACATTTCAAATGATGATGTTGAATATAGAGGAGAATTTTATTACTTAGTAACAAAATATTTAACTACAAAAAAAAGTGCACAAAATGATTTCTATGAAAAAATACCAACAAATAAATTTGTTTTAGGAGCAGCAACTAATGAACCTGCAGGAAGAGGAGCAGCAACTAGAGAATCAATTTATAATGCACATGTATTACTAGAAAATGACAATATTTATATTCGTGGATTAATGACATGAGCTATAAATTATGATGCTGTATTTAATTGACAATTTGAAGCTTAATTCAAAGAAACATGAGGTCAAAAAAATAAATAAAATTATTGTTTAATTTAATAATAAAAATACAAGATTAGATCTTGTATTTTTTACTAATACTCTTAATTTGTCTTTTAATAAATATGAAAAACTGCTTATTACATTTTTTCTATTTAAAAAAATAAAAAAAATGTAAATTTAGACCTAAATTAGTATAAAATAATTTAGGTTGCTAGTTTCAACCGCACTTTTGTATGTAAAAAAGTAGTTTGAAAGATAACTCACATACAAGGCGAGTCTAGACTGGAGGAATAAAGATGTTCGCAATTATAAAAACAGGTGGAAAACAAATTAAAGTTTCAAAAGATGATGAAATCTATGTAGAAAAATTAGACATAGAAGAAGGTAAAAAAGTTATTTTTGATGAAATTTTAATGATAGATGGAACTGTAGGTTCTCCTTTAATTAAAGGAGCAGCAGTTATTGGAACTGTTGTTAAACAAGGTAAAGGAAAAAAACTTAGAGTTGTTAGATATCATCCTAAGAAAAATGTTAACAAAGTATATGGTCACAGACAACCATACACAAAAGTGAAAATTGAAGAGATTTCATTAAGTGGTACAAAAGCTATAACAAATACATCAACTGAATCAAAAACTGCAGTTGCTGTACAAAAAACTGCTTCTGCACCAAAAACAGCTTCAACTGGTACACCAAAAGCTGCACCAAAACCAAAAACAACTACTGGAGCACCAAAAGCTACAGCAGCAAAACCAAAAACAACATCAGCACCAAAAGCTGCACCAAAACCAAAAACTGGAGAATAGTAGATGGTAAAAGCTAAAATTGTTGAAAAAAACAATATAATAAATTCATTTGTAGTAAAGGGACATGCAAATTTTGATAAATTTGGTCAAGATATAGTGTGTGCTGGAATTACAGCAATAGTTTCTGGATCATTAAATGCTTTAGATATTAAGTTTAAAAATAATGTTGAACTTAATGTTAATGAAAATGAAATAAGTATAAAAGTTATAAAAAATGATGATTTATTAAATCATTTATTAGAATTTATGATTATACAGCTAGAAACTATAGAGGTTCAATACCCAAAGAATTTTAAAATAGAAAGGATGATTTAATATGCGTTTCTTATTAGGATTACAATATTTTGCTTCTAAAAAGGGAGTTGGTTCAACTAAAAACGGACGTGACTCAGAATCAAAACGTTTAGGAGCTAAAAAAGCAGATGGACAATTTGCTAATGCAGGTTCAATTATTTTCAGACAAAGAGGAACAAAAATCCATCCAGGTGCAAATGTTGGACGTGGTGGAGATGATACACTTTTTGCTTTAGTTTCAGGTATAGTTAAATATCAAAAATTTGGTAAAAACAGAACTAGAGCAGTAGTTATTCCACAAGAATCTAAATAATAATATAAGACCCCATTAGAGGGGTCTTTTTTAATAAAAATGGAGAAGATGTTAATGTTAATTTGATTATTTGTAGGATTTTTTTGCATAATCTTAATATTTCTAATTTTTTATACTTTTAAAATATATAAACTTAGAAATAAAGAAAATGATAAGAAAAATATAAAAAAAGATTTAGAAGAATTTAAAAAGGCTTTTCAGAATAATCCAGATAAAAAAGTTTTAATTAAACACTTGAATATAACTGAGTATTTTAATATTTTTCCATTTATGAGTGAATTTAAAGAAATCAAAAAATTATACTCCAATGAAGATTTAATAAAATCTCTGAGACATACTCAAGATAGTTTTTATAAATTTTGAGCGAATAAAGAGTTTGATCTTTTTATTATTTTTGAAAAACTTACAAAAGAAAAACTCATAATATTTTCATCAGAAGTTGTGATTAAAATTTATATGGAATTTTCAATAGAAATTTTTAATTTATTTAAAAATACTTTTATTCAAGAAATAATTCCCGCAACTATATGCAAATTTGAGAATAAAAATTATAAGAAATTAAAACCAAATATGATAAATGATTTTATAGATGAACAGTTTATGGAATTTTGTAAAAGAATGGATAAAATAATTCAAATTATTCAATCAGAGCTTTATGGTAAACAAAACGAAAAATATTCAGAAACACAAAATAATTTTAATGATGACAATGAACAAAAAATAAGTAAGGCATATAAAACTTTAGAAGTATTACCATTAGATTCAGATGATAAAATTAAAAAGGCATATTTAAAACTTGCAAAAACTTATCACCCTGATAAAAATAATACAGAATATGCAAAACAAAAAATGGTTGAAATAAATAATGCTTATGATATTGTTCAAAAAGATAGAAAGAAAGATTAAGGTAATTAAAAATGAATGTAGAAAAAAATGTATTACTTGGTCAATATTTTGATCAAGCTTTAGAAGAAACAAAAAAAATAGTGGCAATTCCTTCATATAGAAGAGATTTAACATATGGAGCACCTGTTCATGAAGATATTAAAAAAGTTTTAGAACATTGTATAAATTTATTAAAATCTTTTAATTTTGAAACATTTATAGCACCAGATCACAGATATGGTTATGCTGATTATGGAACTGGAGATAAATTATTTGGTATTATTTGTCACTTAGATGTTGTTCCAACTGGAAACATCGATGAGTGAGAAACTAATCCATTTGAACCAATTATTAAAGATGGAAAATTAATTGGTAGAGGAACTTTTGATGATAAAGGTCCTACAATGATGAACATTTTTGCTTTTAAATATTTAATTGACCATGGATTTAAACCAGATTATAAAATAAGATTTATTTTTGGAACAAGTGAAGAAACAAATTGAGAATGTATGGAAGCTTATGTTAAAAATGAACAATTATGTGATTTAGGATATGTTCCAGATGGACATTTCCCAGTTGTTTATGCTGAAAAATGAATTGCTGATATAGATTTAATTGGTAAATACAGTTCGGAATTTGAATTAAGTGGGGGAGAAGTTTACAATGCAGTAAACGATTTGGTTAAATACAAAGGACCAAAACAAGAAGAAATAGCTTCTTGATTAAAAGAAAACTCAATAGACTCATATGAAAATGATGGATATTTATTTGTTAAAGGTGTTTCAGCTCATGGAAGTTTACCATTTAAAGGTATATCAGCTTCAACTTGATTGTTAAAAGCAATTGATGCAAATGGATTAAAACATCCTTTAGCACAATTTGTTGCAAAATATGGACATTTAAACTTTGATATGAAAGAAATCTTTGGTGATTTAACTGATGAAACTGGTGATTTAACAGCATGTAATGGAATTGTAAATATTTCAAAAAGCGATTTTAGATTTACAATAAATTTTAGAATTCCTTGTACAAGAGATCCTAGAAAAGATGTTGTAGATGTATTAGAAAAATTTGTAAAAGACAAAGGTTTAGAGTTAAAATTATCTGCAATTGAAGATAGAGTTTATTTCCCAAAAGACAGTGATGTTGTAAAAAATATTATGGAAGTTTACAAAGAAGTTACTGGTGACTTAAATGCAGAACCAATTGCAATTGGTGGGGGAACATTTGCAAAATCAATGCCAAATATGATTGCTTTTGGAGCTGAGTTTGATTTAAATGAATCAACAATGCACGCTTACAATGAATATGTAAAAATTGATGATTTGAAAAAAATGATGGAAATTTATGCAAAATCATTGGTTAAATTAACAAAATTAAAATAGTATTTTAAATATAGAAAACTTAAAGAGACATATAATCTTTAAAGTTATAATAATAAAGTGACAACGTTCCCCCCAAATTGGGAACGTTTTTTTTTTTTTTTTTATCATTTTTTATTCATTCTAATTCTATCATTATTATAAAAGTCCAATCATGCTCATGCTATTTCCATACATTGATTAATGTTTTCAATATGACATGTTCTTATAGTTTCATCTTTTAAACGACCATGAAAACTTTCATGTTTACCATTATGATGAGGTGTTCCTGGTTTTGAATAGCTTCTAATAATTTGTAAATCATTACATAAACTTATGTAATCCAGAGAGGTATATTGATTTCCATTATCTGAATGTAATAATATTGAACCTAAATATTTTTTATTTTTATATGCCATTTCTACAGCTTCAAGAACAAAATCTGTTTTTTGATTATCAATTCTTTTAGATTTTCCTATTATTTCTCCAGTTAAATTATCTTGAACTGTGCAAATATAACCTTTTTTTGTTTTAACTGAAAATTCAGTTATATCACTAGTTCAAATATTTTCAAAACCAATTTCTTTTGCTTCTTTTAAATAATTCTTTCTAATAGTTTCGTTATATCTTTTAATCTCATGTTTAGATTGTTTCTTAATGTAATATGCAATATGATTAAATTTTTTAAATATACGTTCTAATTTTTTATGATTAATTCTGAAAGGGTCAATATAATTTAATTTAAAATATAGGGCTCATCTTTTAGCACTATAAGCACTAAGGAAATTATTCCTTTCAATTTCTGAAATAACTAAATTCATAATTCTTGTATCATCCAGGAAATTCATTAAAGTTTTATTTTTTTTATATGTTGATGTTCTATTAATATTTAAAATTTTACAAATCATTGTTCTATTGCTCTTGGTATTTATCAATAATTGTTGAACTATTTCTTTTTGGTTTTGGCCTTGGAGGCTCATTGCTTTTTTAAAATATCATTCTCCTTAATTAATTCCTTATTGTAATCAAATAGAATTCCTACAAACAGATCATTTGCCTTTTGAGATATACTGTAATCTATTTTATAAGGTAAACGAGTTTTTGAATCACCAATATCTGTATTTTTGTATTTGTTTATTATTGTTCCAATTGATCCTGTAGTTGAGTTAAATTTTAATGCTATTTCCTTTAGAGAATAACCATTCAAACTTAATTCAATAATTTTTTCTTTTTCTTCTTGAGTTCACTTTCTAAACTTTTGTCCTTTTTTTGCCATATACTTTATCCTTTTCTATTATTGTATAAAAATTGTTGCCTAAATGGGGGGAACATTCTGAGTAGAAAAAAAGTCAAAAATTTGACTTTTTTTTTTTTTTTTATAATCATTGGTATCAATTTGAATTGTTTATTTGTATTTTAATAGCTCTTTAAAAAGGAGGAAAATGAAAAAATTATTAAGTGTATTGGCAACAATTGGAGTTGTATCGTCATTTGCCACTAGTGCAGTTGCATGTGGTACAAAATCAGAAATTAAAAAACCTGATAAACCAGAAGAACCTAAAAATAATATTGCTCAAATTATTCGAAGATTTGAACAAGATGTAACAAAAATATGAACAGAACATTATGAAAAAGAAATTGCTTCTAATTTAATTACTGTGGAAGATGGAGAAACTAATTATAAATTTTTAAATAAAGAAAATATTCAAAAATTCTCAAAACCAGAAAATAAAGATAAATTAACAACTGAAGAAAAAAAACAATTTACAAATGATGTTGAAAAATTATTTAAAACTGAATTGTTAAAAAAGAAATTAAATGATCTTAAAAAAGTTAATGAATATAAAATAATTCTTGATGAAATAGATTCAGTTTTTGAACATGTTGAATTGGTATTTAATGATAATTTTGAAATTAATTCAGGAGAAATAGTTCCTGGCAGTTACATAGGAAATGTGATAGTTGACTATAAAGTTGTGACTCAATATAAAGGACTTAAAGATGTTGAGAAGTTTAAACAATCTGAAACGTTAAAGTATACTTAAACAGAAAATGAAACATTTAAAAAAGTTGGAGATGTAATGTATAAAAACATTAAAAAAGATATGTTTACTATAAAAGAAACACAAAAATATGTGAATTTAAAATGAAATGATATTAAAGGAACAAGTCCTGATTCTGATGCTTATTTAAGTTCAAATGCTCAGTTAAAAAAATATTACAATAGTAATGAAGATTTTCATCAAGCTTTATTGAACTTAATTAAAAATAAGTACTTTAAAGATGCTTTTTCATCATTAGATATTTCTTATAATCAAAAAAGTATTTATAAAAGTGATAATTTTGCAGAGACAAATAAGAAATATTTAATTGTAAACAATTTTGATGAGCAAAATGCTATAGTTGTAAATCAAGAAAAAGATAGAGAAAAGATATCAAAAATTCTTTTGGGAGAGCAAGATGTTATAAAAGATACTTTAAAAAAAGAAGTATTCAATTCATTAGCTTTACAAAGAAATAGAAAAAAATATGAAATTGCTCAAAATAAGTTTTTGAATAGTTTTTTAACAAGTATTGAAGTTGAAAATTATAAGTTAAGTGATAGTTATCTCTTAGCAATAGCAATGGGATATGCTGATTTTATTGGTCCTATTATTAAAATTGGAGAAAAAGAAAATTCTTATATGCATAAACTTCCTGATTTTAAATTAGCTATTTCTTATTCATTAAATGGTGAAAACGATGAAATTAGTGAATCACTTCTAAATCTATCATTGAACTTATTTAATGTTTATAAAAAAGTTTGAGGTCCTAATAAAGTAAACCAAGATAGTTATTTATTTAATATTAATTATGACCAAAAACGAGTTTGAGATAATTTTTGATATAATACTGTTTCATACTATGTTTATCAAAAAACTATAAATAATTTTTTAAATAGATATAGTGATTTTTATAATGAAAACTTAAAAAAAGAATTGAATGCATTAAATATAACAAAAAATGTTTTTGACAAAGAAAATATCATTTCATATAATTTTGGCTTTAGTTTCACTGACTCTAAAGAAATAAGACAAACATTTTTTACTAATGCTAATGCATCAGATAAATTCTTCTTAAAGTTTGAAAATTTTAAGTCAGATAGTAGTGGAAATAATTGAAGTAATGTACTTGAATATTTGAAATTTAATTTGTTTGGCATAATAGAAATGAAGATTTTTTTAAATAAAAATCTTAATGAAGCAATCTTCTTTTAAAAGTAGAGTTGAGTAAATCTATTTATATCTATTCTTTTATGTATATAGTTTTCTACTGTTATTTATAAATGTTTTTTTCATTCCCATTGATATAAATAAAGTGTTTTAATTCAAAACATTTTCTTAGATCTCGTTTAAGGACTATATTCTTTAAATAATAATTTATTGTAACCAATAATAACACCTATATATTTTATCTATTAGTTATTAATCTTAAGAAAGTTGAATTTCATATTTAAAGATAATGCTTAAAGGCATTATTTTTTGTTTAAAATATAATTCTAAAAAATGATATACTATACTTGTTTGTATATTTATTTTGGGTATGCAATCACATTTGGGAATTTTATATCCTAGTGCTTGTTAACTTTAATTAAACGAGTGGATATATTTAGAACTATAATGGAAGACTAACGAATAAAAATTAAGGAGGCCTTAAAAATGGCAAAAGATTTAACAAGAGAACAGTTATGAGATGCTGGAGCTCAATTTGGACACCAAACTAAACGTTGAAATCCAAAAATGAAACCATATATTTATGGAGCAAAAAATAAAAATCATATTATTGATTTACAACAAACAATTTGAAGATTAGAAGATGTTAAAAAATATGTTACTTCAATTGGACTAAAAAAAGAAAAAATTATTTTTGTTGGGACAAAAAGAAGTGCTAAAAATGCAGTTAAAGAAGCTGCATTAAGAAGTG includes these proteins:
- the greA gene encoding transcription elongation factor GreA; translated protein: MTDKDIILTAEGLQELKDELAHLINNVRPQVIEELVEARAQGDLSENADYDAARNRQAEVEARIKEVEAMLSKAKLIEDTNSKNKEVKIGSQVIFANQKTKNEMKVKIVGAIEADPFENKISNESPLAKAMMGKVVGDSVEVRELKEPYKITIKEIK
- the rsmI gene encoding 16S rRNA (cytidine(1402)-2'-O)-methyltransferase, which codes for MIKVQSTFKNNLPTIYLVGTPIGNLDDISKRVIDTFQKADVIYCEDTRVSFKLFEKLKINKKLKSLHKFNEHSISESFIEDINKYKNIIIISDAGIPCISDPGAIVVSKVLQSDIQVNITSVNCGPAYIHAIASSGFISRKNLFLGFLDKKNIEKEFDEILNKHKNNEVIISFYESVHRIQSTINQLSLMLNKNTKVVIARELTKINEEFLRGSISEICDYINDNQLTLKGEFCIVIDSNYDLNQESKIDMEKILIEVENLIKENVSKKDAIKTISKKYNIKKNELTKFFYK
- a CDS encoding glycosyl hydrolase family 18 protein; the encoded protein is MKKLLSFLSSIAFTASASSAVASCSNLGDGSSKNIDEIIKNKDLGRVNNVNENILKNALKEKNTKIDVDKLSLTNVDLFEGTATFVPKNRAVNYNGQAIVNFDFGNVRKDSQYLWEVVNNTWLGTITSNNSNEILEELVGLNPLLDKKELEVKDINTWGATIAAKSSSSMYKGQITVSYNVINETGDSSAKSLYSVITNSWLGEINKGEDDRKTEENIINAVLTKNNNLDKNELKVKELNQWGATIGAVENSKKYKDESYVSFTLKGDTQGESNENSKSLYSEVKTTWLGNIENTNETSILNALKAKNPNLDIESLTLKETNQYNSILIPKSGTTKYKDQVWLSYSVSGVVIPSEKKELNQVITTKDYDKNLAINLNKEQEPTSQQVKDLIYRSNPQLDINQIDINSISQKSTQKNEEGKEYSQYSANVKALENSYNYNGSVEITFYTSYKNQQQKELSTIIKETNLGEISENSDLVILNTLVEKNNAENLNLGELVLSNKNDSSATISAVENSANYKGSVNIAYTVKKENTEQPENIINLSEHIKTSELGELKDAKTITILEELKNKNKDLHVDEVEVKNITSSSAIIKTISNSKHYNQSQVEVKFYLKDNAEKPKPSNEALLVGYWYEWGGANQHNDPVKLLESSELLNSAYNVIDVSFLYTWEPYAMPTFDPFSPQSKSRIIDAIKKLQNAGKKVILSMGGATGGEMRFKSDQVDQLTATFVKYMDEYNFDGIDIDWEGGVLGDRQSQQTTISALKKAKEIQNSKGKEFLITMAPELPYLKYNTEAGSQGSYIPFLKGLEGIYDFINPQYYNGWAFGPFVDQEEKDYLGINTSYISNDDVEYRGEFYYLVTKYLTTKKSAQNDFYEKIPTNKFVLGAATNEPAGRGAATRESIYNAHVLLENDNIYIRGLMTWAINYDAVFNWQFEA
- a CDS encoding ribosomal-processing cysteine protease Prp, with translation MVKAKIVEKNNIINSFVVKGHANFDKFGQDIVCAGITAIVSGSLNALDIKFKNNVELNVNENEISIKVIKNDDLLNHLLEFMIIQLETIEVQYPKNFKIERMI
- the rpmA gene encoding 50S ribosomal protein L27, with the protein product MRFLLGLQYFASKKGVGSTKNGRDSESKRLGAKKADGQFANAGSIIFRQRGTKIHPGANVGRGGDDTLFALVSGIVKYQKFGKNRTRAVVIPQESK
- a CDS encoding J domain-containing protein — encoded protein: MLIWLFVGFFCIILIFLIFYTFKIYKLRNKENDKKNIKKDLEEFKKAFQNNPDKKVLIKHLNITEYFNIFPFMSEFKEIKKLYSNEDLIKSLRHTQDSFYKFWANKEFDLFIIFEKLTKEKLIIFSSEVVIKIYMEFSIEIFNLFKNTFIQEIIPATICKFENKNYKKLKPNMINDFIDEQFMEFCKRMDKIIQIIQSELYGKQNEKYSETQNNFNDDNEQKISKAYKTLEVLPLDSDDKIKKAYLKLAKTYHPDKNNTEYAKQKMVEINNAYDIVQKDRKKD
- a CDS encoding Sapep family Mn(2+)-dependent dipeptidase, which produces MNVEKNVLLGQYFDQALEETKKIVAIPSYRRDLTYGAPVHEDIKKVLEHCINLLKSFNFETFIAPDHRYGYADYGTGDKLFGIICHLDVVPTGNIDEWETNPFEPIIKDGKLIGRGTFDDKGPTMMNIFAFKYLIDHGFKPDYKIRFIFGTSEETNWECMEAYVKNEQLCDLGYVPDGHFPVVYAEKWIADIDLIGKYSSEFELSGGEVYNAVNDLVKYKGPKQEEIASWLKENSIDSYENDGYLFVKGVSAHGSLPFKGISASTWLLKAIDANGLKHPLAQFVAKYGHLNFDMKEIFGDLTDETGDLTACNGIVNISKSDFRFTINFRIPCTRDPRKDVVDVLEKFVKDKGLELKLSAIEDRVYFPKDSDVVKNIMEVYKEVTGDLNAEPIAIGGGTFAKSMPNMIAFGAEFDLNESTMHAYNEYVKIDDLKKMMEIYAKSLVKLTKLK
- a CDS encoding DDE-type integrase/transposase/recombinase; its protein translation is MSLQGQNQKEIVQQLLINTKSNRTMICKILNINRTSTYKKNKTLMNFLDDTRIMNLVISEIERNNFLSAYSAKRWALYFKLNYIDPFRINHKKLERIFKKFNHIAYYIKKQSKHEIKRYNETIRKNYLKEAKEIGFENIWTSDITEFSVKTKKGYICTVQDNLTGEIIGKSKRIDNQKTDFVLEAVEMAYKNKKYLGSILLHSDNGNQYTSLDYISLCNDLQIIRSYSKPGTPHHNGKHESFHGRLKDETIRTCHIENINQCMEIAWAWLDFYNNDRIRMNKKW